actaaggaCATGCATGTCTATTAGAGGACATGAACATATCTCAGACTGAATTGTACGCAATCTTAAATTTTAAGCAATTTCAaattctaaacaaaaaaaagatgctgaattgcaactttctactttttttctactaataaataaatataaacaaaatttgaCTACAAATGCAATTGCATCACACCATGATGCACTGTATTCCCAGCTACTATGGTACTAGTTAGCTGTAAGGAAAGTAGAGGAAatacacagaacagaaatgaaagctatGAAAATTCTGGTAGAAACTGATTTGtgagtaaaaatgaaaaggaaaataacattgcGTGTATTATCTAAGAAGTTATAAACAATCTTGTGAACTACTACCAAGAAGGAAGAGGGATTATAGATGGTGGCAGGCCAATTTACTACTGGGGATATCTGACAGCaatagagaaaggaaagatgtaGACTGAAAAAAACTAGCTATTGTGACAATGAAGTCTCCTGAGATGTTTGACCCCAGAAATGCTCAAGCTTATTTTGTTCACTTTATGTTAACAAAAATATGTCTGATTACACTTTTATAGCTACGTTCTTATTCAgtgatttgtttttgaagtgttCCCTTTGTTTACCTCAGGCTGTAAATGCCAGTGGTAATTTTCCCCTGTACTCTTTCAGAATTCTGGAGTATCTGATGTGTAACCAGACCAGCAGTCACAGCTTTCGTAAGAGAAGATCAGCCAAAGCTCTCAGAGGTCCACTTTACAAAGATTATACAGAAGAATACACAGACCACACTGATACTACGTATGACAAAAACAggaattttcatgaaaattcccaatattacatttttttcgAAGATCATGGGGAAGGAAATGTTGGATTTGGCCAAGAGCTGAAGAACCCTCAAACAGAAGACATGCAGACCTTTGACAGTCATTATGACTATCCTGTCTGTGGAGGCAACGAGGATGTAATATGCACTCCAGAACCTGATGAGTTTAATCCCTGTGAGGACATAATGGGATATCAATTTCTGAGGATTGTGGTATGGTTTGTGAACCTGCTGGCCATACTAGGTaacatttttgtccttttcatcCTTCTGACCAGCCACTACAAATTGACTGTACCACGCTTTCTTATGTGTAACTTGGCCTTTGCTGATTTTTGCATGGGGTTATACCTTCTCCTGATTGCTTCAGTGGATCTCTACACCAGGTCAGAGTACTATAATCATGCTATAGAGTGGCAGACAGGGCCTGGTTGCAACACAGCAGGCTTTTTCACAGTCTTTGCTAGTGAACTTTCTATATACACACTCACTGTGATCACCCTGGAGCGCTGGTATGCCATCACATTTGCCATGCGCCCAGATCGGAAGATTCGCCTCCGGCATGCTTTGGTTATCATGCTGGGAGGTTGGCTCTCGTGCTTTCTTCTGGCCCTTATGCCACTGGTTGGAGTCAGCAGCTACAGCAAAGTCAGCATCTGCTTGCCTATGGACACAGAAACACCAGTGGCTGAAGCCTACgttgtctttgttttaatatgtaACATCATCGCTTTTGTCATCATTTGTGCCTGCTACATAAAAATCTACATCACTGTGCGAAACCCTCAGTACAAGTCAGGGGACAAAGACACCAAAATTGCCAAACGGATGGCTGTGTTGATTTTCACTGACTTTCTGTGCATGGCTCCCATCTCTTTCCATGCTTTATCTGCCATTATGAACAAACCATTGATAACTGTCACTAATTCGAAGATTTTGCTGGTACTCTTTTACCCACTCAATTCTTGTGCCAACCCATTTCTATATGCTATTTTCACCAAAGCTTTCCGAAGAGATGTGTTTATCCTGCTAAG
This Cygnus atratus isolate AKBS03 ecotype Queensland, Australia chromosome 5, CAtr_DNAZoo_HiC_assembly, whole genome shotgun sequence DNA region includes the following protein-coding sequences:
- the TSHR gene encoding thyrotropin receptor isoform X1; this encodes MLCLPVAFQLVLVLVLCSQGTERCPSAFCECSDWDDYKITCRDIHFIPSLPEHTQTLRFMETHLRTIPSEAFSNLPNISRIYISIDETLQSLEAHSFNSLSKVTHIEIRNLRNLDYIDPDAFKNLPLLKYLGIFNTGLKVFPDLTKIYSSDVNFLLEIADNPFMTSVPANAFHGLCNESLTLKLYNNGFTSIHGHAFNGTNLDAIYLHKNKYLKVINEDAFLGVHSGPTLLDISRTEIVNLPAKGLESLKELMAKNTWTLKKLPAVKIFLQLMRADLSYPSHCCAFKNWKKSSGILEYLMCNQTSSHSFRKRRSAKALRGPLYKDYTEEYTDHTDTTYDKNRNFHENSQYYIFFEDHGEGNVGFGQELKNPQTEDMQTFDSHYDYPVCGGNEDVICTPEPDEFNPCEDIMGYQFLRIVVWFVNLLAILGNIFVLFILLTSHYKLTVPRFLMCNLAFADFCMGLYLLLIASVDLYTRSEYYNHAIEWQTGPGCNTAGFFTVFASELSIYTLTVITLERWYAITFAMRPDRKIRLRHALVIMLGGWLSCFLLALMPLVGVSSYSKVSICLPMDTETPVAEAYVVFVLICNIIAFVIICACYIKIYITVRNPQYKSGDKDTKIAKRMAVLIFTDFLCMAPISFHALSAIMNKPLITVTNSKILLVLFYPLNSCANPFLYAIFTKAFRRDVFILLSKFGICEHQAQVYRGQTISAKNSSGSYGQRISRGVGQILTSIQDPVNDYLPAMTMQNQILVEESKQTEL
- the TSHR gene encoding thyrotropin receptor isoform X2, which gives rise to MLCLPVAFQLVLVLVLCSQGTERCPSAFCECSDWDDYKITCRDIHFIPSLPEHTQTLRFMETHLRTIPSEAFSNLPNISRIEIRNLRNLDYIDPDAFKNLPLLKYLGIFNTGLKVFPDLTKIYSSDVNFLLEIADNPFMTSVPANAFHGLCNESLTLKLYNNGFTSIHGHAFNGTNLDAIYLHKNKYLKVINEDAFLGVHSGPTLLDISRTEIVNLPAKGLESLKELMAKNTWTLKKLPAVKIFLQLMRADLSYPSHCCAFKNWKKSSGILEYLMCNQTSSHSFRKRRSAKALRGPLYKDYTEEYTDHTDTTYDKNRNFHENSQYYIFFEDHGEGNVGFGQELKNPQTEDMQTFDSHYDYPVCGGNEDVICTPEPDEFNPCEDIMGYQFLRIVVWFVNLLAILGNIFVLFILLTSHYKLTVPRFLMCNLAFADFCMGLYLLLIASVDLYTRSEYYNHAIEWQTGPGCNTAGFFTVFASELSIYTLTVITLERWYAITFAMRPDRKIRLRHALVIMLGGWLSCFLLALMPLVGVSSYSKVSICLPMDTETPVAEAYVVFVLICNIIAFVIICACYIKIYITVRNPQYKSGDKDTKIAKRMAVLIFTDFLCMAPISFHALSAIMNKPLITVTNSKILLVLFYPLNSCANPFLYAIFTKAFRRDVFILLSKFGICEHQAQVYRGQTISAKNSSGSYGQRISRGVGQILTSIQDPVNDYLPAMTMQNQILVEESKQTEL
- the TSHR gene encoding thyrotropin receptor isoform X3 is translated as MLCLPVAFQLVLVLVLCSQGTERCPSAFCECSDWDDYKITCRDIHFIPSLPEHTQTLEIRNLRNLDYIDPDAFKNLPLLKYLGIFNTGLKVFPDLTKIYSSDVNFLLEIADNPFMTSVPANAFHGLCNESLTLKLYNNGFTSIHGHAFNGTNLDAIYLHKNKYLKVINEDAFLGVHSGPTLLDISRTEIVNLPAKGLESLKELMAKNTWTLKKLPAVKIFLQLMRADLSYPSHCCAFKNWKKSSGILEYLMCNQTSSHSFRKRRSAKALRGPLYKDYTEEYTDHTDTTYDKNRNFHENSQYYIFFEDHGEGNVGFGQELKNPQTEDMQTFDSHYDYPVCGGNEDVICTPEPDEFNPCEDIMGYQFLRIVVWFVNLLAILGNIFVLFILLTSHYKLTVPRFLMCNLAFADFCMGLYLLLIASVDLYTRSEYYNHAIEWQTGPGCNTAGFFTVFASELSIYTLTVITLERWYAITFAMRPDRKIRLRHALVIMLGGWLSCFLLALMPLVGVSSYSKVSICLPMDTETPVAEAYVVFVLICNIIAFVIICACYIKIYITVRNPQYKSGDKDTKIAKRMAVLIFTDFLCMAPISFHALSAIMNKPLITVTNSKILLVLFYPLNSCANPFLYAIFTKAFRRDVFILLSKFGICEHQAQVYRGQTISAKNSSGSYGQRISRGVGQILTSIQDPVNDYLPAMTMQNQILVEESKQTEL